tacatttgacacaactttaatttaaggccataaaattcaaaatgtcttctttattttttttaattttgtagcaagtcaaaatatgtcaaattcttttttaaacggatgtagtattaaaaaattaaatcaattggAGGTTAGTTTGGTAGTATCATGAAAACCAAAATTGAAAGTATTAAAACAACAGAGGGACCACACTTGCAATTTTCCCATTTGCGTATGTCACTCCAGACTCCAGAGGAGCCTCGACTCTTCACAAAGGAAAATATTGAAGCCCATTTCCTAAATACATTGATTTTCTTGCAACATTTCTTCGAGGGCCTGTAAGTATTCATACAtaaattttcttgttttaaattcactaaaaatttaatgaaaatttatagCTCGATTGATCTTTGTACAAGGATTTCTTGAATCTTGGTTATATTGGATCTGAATCATATTACAATGAAGAAATTCTGAAGTTTTGTTTGCAGATTTgggtttttatatgatttgacatACCATAAATTAGTTCTAGTGcaagattcttgatttttctgGTTTGGGGTTTCTATATTTGTTTCAAGATTAATTGCATATTCCCATAAGGTAAAAGAGACATAAGGGACAAATTTGTGCCTTTGTAAGCATTATAGCAATAAAGTTGAAGAAGGAACTGTGAGTGGCAAAAGGTTTCTTCACATGGGGAAACCATTGTTTTATGAGATATTGGAGAAGCCAGCTACTAGTTGTGCAATTGGAATATGTAGTGCAATTTGGTTTTATATTCAGAAGTCAAATATTGGTTATTCACATGTTGGTTTGAGTTATGAAGCTGCTATGGTGGAAGGTCATTATTGGAGGATAATAACATCAGCATTTTCACATATTAGTGTGCTTCATCTTGTTTTCAATATTAGTGCACTCTGGAGTCTTGGAGTTGTTGAACAATTGGGACATATAGGTCTTGGAGTAGAGTATTATCTTCATTATACATTGGTCTTGGTTGTTCTTTCTGGCATGCTTGTTGTGGGAATGTATCATCTCTTGATTCAGAAATTTAAGTTAGAGTATTTCCGGAGAGTAACTGCCGTTGGATATTCTTGTGTGGTGTTTGGGTGGATGACGATTCTTTCGGTCAAGCAACCGTCGTCAAAGTTGAATCTTTTTGGTTTTCTTTCACTTCCCATCAGCTTTGCGCCATTTGAGTCACTCATATTCACTTCTATTATTGTTCCTCAAGCGAGTTTTATTGGACATTTATCGGGAATTATTGTTGGTTATGCTGTTGGTTGGGGTCTGATACACGGGATGACCAATTACTGGGCAGTTACAATGCTAGGATGGACTGTGTTTGTGTTTGTTTTCAGTTTGAAAAAGTCTGGTACATATGATTTGAACTTTCTTGAGATTGAACCTGTCACGGATCCCTCTTTGCCTTCTGTACGTTTTTTCGCAGCTGGAAATAGTAGAAGTTTACAGATGAGTACATCAACAGATGCTGGTGCTGATCTTGTATAGCTGTCAGAAGATTTCACTTCGTACTTGGGGATCGCAACGTAATTCTAGTATTGTATTGGCATTTTTGCTGGATAACTTGTTGATTATGCACAGTTACCTCCAACACCATCATTTGCCCGGTGATATGTTCATTGGTTCTCGAAACACCTGTTTGTTTGTTGAACCAACTGTTTAGGTAACCACTGTCATTTGTAAGTGTGGTGGACTAAGTTGCTATTACATTTTATAGATAAACCATGATGTATTCCACTTAACACTGAATTTTTGTGATTAGGTGCTTTAGCCGTTCTGTCACATCCATGCATTATAATTCATAAATGATTTAGCTGGATACATTTGCAAATCTCAAAAGAATTTCTATGCTGTTGTTTAGGCTACGTACTGAACTATTACATCTA
The Capsicum annuum cultivar UCD-10X-F1 chromosome 6, UCD10Xv1.1, whole genome shotgun sequence DNA segment above includes these coding regions:
- the LOC107873181 gene encoding RHOMBOID-like protein 13, encoding MGKPLFYEILEKPATSCAIGICSAIWFYIQKSNIGYSHVGLSYEAAMVEGHYWRIITSAFSHISVLHLVFNISALWSLGVVEQLGHIGLGVEYYLHYTLVLVVLSGMLVVGMYHLLIQKFKLEYFRRVTAVGYSCVVFGWMTILSVKQPSSKLNLFGFLSLPISFAPFESLIFTSIIVPQASFIGHLSGIIVGYAVGWGLIHGMTNYWAVTMLGWTVFVFVFSLKKSGTYDLNFLEIEPVTDPSLPSVRFFAAGNSRSLQMSTSTDAGADLV